ttatttttcttctattgtTATCTCCATTCATGAAAATGCATCTTTTGTGAAGACCGAAGAGTGCTGTTTTTCTATTGCATCAAGTTTCTCTTTCTTGTTTGGTGAATATGTTGTgttgtttatattatttatgtatttattttattaaatcattcttttcttctcagAATGAAGATGGAACTAAAACAGAGTACAGGGTCTGGAACCCCTTCCGATAAAAATTGGCAGCTTCCATTCTTGGTGGTGTCGATGATGTTTGGATTGAAAGTTTCATTCACGAGATTGCTCCCGGTTCTTCTGGAAGAAAACAGGGGCTCCCCAATCCTTTCCCCAgcaatatagaaaaaaactgCCTCGGAGGCTGGATTCTAAATAGGTCGTGATCAATGTCTACACTCACCTGTTTTATTGTTGAATCAAGAGACCTGGCGCTAAAGTTCTTTACCGAGGAGCTGCTTCTGGCTACTACTTTCTCTCGTGTCTGATATTGTTGGCCTGCTGGCCATGTATGGATAATAtaataatcttgttttttttaactgattttttcTACTGAATGGTTCTGTTGGCAAGATGGTAGGCTGATATGCACTGCACAAACAATGCGAAACGTGCTCTTGAATTGGATAGGAAACTTACTCCATTCATGTAGTGTTGTGGGCTTGCGGAATACTGGTTTCTAAGGATGTTGTGAGCTATAGGGggcttaaaaaaaatgaaagattggGGGTGTTTGGAGGATGAAGAGGGGAAAAACtggtttaaaaagaaagaaggaatggGGATGGGAATTTATTCGATATGCCCGTTCTAGATCCGGCCAATCCTTTACTTGATTGTCTTAAATCGCAAAAGTTTTGCGTGCTTGCTTTCCTTGTCCATTTGCTTTATGAAAGAGCTGATGAGATTTGGGGTCTGCTGAAATTGGATGAAAGTACGGGgtcaaattgaaatataaaggCGTCCATAtgcctttttatattttctgaaaGAGCTTGATACGAGATTTGAGCCAATGTAATAGGACTTTGTATGCATGActtgttttctcttattttttagctttaaaaactttaaatttcaaagaatGCTTATCTTCCTTGTTTATAGAGCAATTCGCGGAAGCATTTATTTCCATCatgtctatatataaaaaatcaaatctacttCAGATactgtttttatttcaaacaagttATGGAAACTACAAGCTTGAATTGAATTGGTAATGTATTTATCAACACAACCTTAGCCACTATCTGACACGACCTCTCTTCCAAGAGTTTGACTTTGCCTAGAATGGCCGACAAACATAGTAAGGAAAGAAAGACGGAAGATGCCTGTGGGACAGAGGACTCTAATGGTTTTAAGGCCCCATGAGGTCCCAAGTCAcgaaaaataatgcaaatacaTGTATATAGGATGTATTCCATATctgatttcttttgttttaccATCATCTAAACGTGGAGCAATCCTCCATCTGCAGAACCCAACTCCCGTTCATCATGTATATAGGTTAGTCATCTGTGACTCCACTCCTCTACTTATAGATAGATTGTGTGAAGAGTAATTCTGTTGCTCATTTTGCTTTTTCTTCTGCTGTCGCGGCCATTGCTGTTGCTGCTGTTTTTGATGGTATAAAAACGCAAGCCTTGCTATTTCTTTCTCTAGCATATCCTGCTCCACTGTGTTTAACAACATATGCACACCACAAGTACAAATGATACTCAAGCTGCAGTCCAAAATATTAGGGGGGGGAGGGGGATTGCAAAACTGATAGAAGTGGAGGGGGTCACATCGGGAGACTTACGGTATTTTGCGAGTTGTTCCTGTGATAAACTATCCAAACGTTGCCTCAAGGCTTGATTTTCCAAGCCGAGTATGAGACTTTGTCGGTATAGATATTCAAGATTGGCTGAAACTTGAGACCCTTCAGCCTGTAcggaaaacaacaaaatttgTCAAATCTTAAAGTACATATAGCATGACAGTTGATTAagatacactaaaaaaaaaaaaaaaaaaaaagatacactAGGGAtgcttcaaattctgcagccaGCTTTCCTCTAATATTTGGACACTTCTTTCAAGTTGAGCTATATACTGAAGTTTTCTCAAACGTGAACGCTGAGCGAATTGCCTGCATGATTCTAAAGATGTTAGAGCATCCCAATTGCAGAATTCAATTGCAAGCAAAAACGGGCATTACTTGAATACTCACTGCTTAGCACGTTTGGAATCCGTTTTTGATTTAGAAGGATTATGATTAACATTAGATGAGACTTCTGAGTCATCTTGGTTTTGCTTAACAATAGGTTTCGATGGCAAACCTACTCCAGCTGGTTCTCGTGGAGCAAAGTCTTGAAGAGTAATGCTATCTGTAGAAGGCACAATTCCACTGGAACTGCTGGTCACAGAAATCAGGGGTGATTCCCTGGACTTATTCTTTTCCTTGTCGGGAGTAGAACCTGAATGAAAGCTAGTTTTCCAAGAAATTTCATGATAATTAATGGTGTGATGAAATTCCCAAGTAGGTCCACCAGCTGCAGCACTAGTTTTGAGCGTGGTTTCCTCTTTCCTAAATGTCTTGCTTGGTGTGTCCAGGAAAGCAACAGAGTCACTTGATGAACGTCGATGACTTTTGTACAAAGGCAAGTCTGGCTCATCCAGGAGATCATCAAGCCAAGATAATTGCTCAACCAGAAAACTATCAGAAGAGGCGCGTTGATGGTGCGACTCTCCTTCCACAGGCCTCAAAAAGCCCTCTGAAGATTCTATTGCACAAGTAGAGATGCAATCGGTGCTGTAGGGTGGAAAAATCATTTCAACGGGGTTTCCAGAAGTACGTGCTGGATTCTCTTTTGGACAGAAGGAAAAAGTTTCCATATCATGAGGTCATGAGCCTGTTAGAATGCATGTGTTCAAGGAAATATATATCATTACAAAAcgaaatgttaagaaaaaaagttaaataggGTTGCATTGCTTCCTACATAATTTGACAAGCACCAAGAAAGCTATCAAAAGAGCTCAAAGACTTGACAGATCATTCAAACCAGAAACATTAAGAGAAATCATTGGATTTGATGGAGACCAAACCACATTATTATGGGccaatatacatatatacagtCGTTTCTTTCATATATAAATCCTCGTGTTTCTTCTAAAACATGCAAAGAGCCGAAGGTTGAAATAGAGCAAATCTAGctagaaaattgaaaaaggcGATTTAGAAGATGTGTAAAAGGTAgagtaccaaaaaaaaaaaaaaaaaaaaaaaggagagagggagagaaccGGATGGCAGGATGAATGGAGTATTGATGAAGAGGAAGGCAGCCAGGCAGCGGAGGCGTTAGCTAAAGATGGggtattattatatatgttggAGATGTGCTGTCGGCTCCATTGTGTTAaaggcctctctctctctctctctctctctctctctctctctctgtctctctcacAAGTGAGAGAGACACCAAAGGAAaacacaatcaaaagaatataagCTTTTAATGTGATTCCCAAAAAAAGAGAGCCAATATATGGGCTAACCGCATTTTGCGTAAACAATTTACTACTGATAATAAGGAAAATGCTCCCTAGTCTTATTTAATCCAATATCCATGCCATGCAAAAGGGAGGTAGAGGGCTCTGGCTGTCTCCCTTCATTTTAAGCAAACCCTATCTATCTGCTTTAATTTGGCTCTCACTTCTTTCCATAAATACTGCCAAGTGAAGTAAATATagtcattctaaaaaaaaaaaacaatctgcTAACGATATCGTTCACGAGTTTCTTATCTAGCGAAGCTTTGAGGtcatttcatttcttaaaaatgaaatattcgGGGACAGATTTCCTGCTGACGTAGTGGGGTGATAGAGCTTGAGATGGATTCCCAGAAAGCTGGGCCATTACCGATGTTGATTCTGCCTTCCTTGTCACATAATATGCCAACTAAATTCCTAGTCTCGGAGATAACATTAGTCCTCCAAATTAGGCAGATCCCAGATTCAAATGATGAACCCAGCCCAAGCCAATGATTTAATagataaatcattatttttcgAGTCAAACTCAATGCTGAGATAATATTTCATGATAGGGCTGTTAGTAAATGATACAAGTAGAGCTTTAATTAAAGAACATAGAGCATAGAACAAAAAGAACGAggtgaaaaatataaagcacAAAGAGCAGAAACTCAACAGTGAGGTTACTGCCATCCCTctagttttatttatagaaaaaattaaacactacaaaaaataagaataaaaaaaaattgtttctacTTATTTTTGGACTACGTATTGAAGATGGTGTTTATTCCTCTTGAACCAAATGTAGGAGTTTAGTTCAtggttgataaaaaattaacaaaaacaaggaAGAAATGAATGTTTTTCAAACTCTATTTCAGCTGTTTTTTGCTCTATTTATCATTCTCCTTCTTTGTTGAAATTGTCAGGATTCTTAGATTAATTAGAAGTCTTCGTGATGGTAAACTCGTCTCTTCTTTATCTGGTTTTTAAGTTTGGATAAACCCCTCAGaatttatactaaaaaataattctgctGCTATTGCAATTATGTTGTAATACCAATTTTGTTCAAACTTAGACTTTGATTCTGACTTGATTTCATGCAATATCAGACCATCTCAGCTATGTTCTGTCATTCATGACATGTTAAAGAATTGATTTGCACCTTCATTGGTTCCTAGGGCCCACTGTTTTTATATCAGACTCTTAGTTATATAGGGATGCTCCATATTATCAGTTTCCAAATCAGATTAGGAGACTCATTTTTACCAACCAGTTTATTACTGGATTCTgttcttaaaaacaattttatctaactttaaatctttcatgaaagttgtatttttatatgtgtagatgaatttaagtttttaaattgtctgattttgatattagaagctaaaaatattcttgtttgaatatctagtATGAAAACAGAGAATCCTGTCATGAAAATGATTTTGACTCGAGTTTGATTGGATATAATTGCAAGATGCTTAATGTGAAAGTATTGGAGAAGATGGACGGGGGTAGCATGAGATATTTcactcattcattttttttatttgcatggcTGTAATGCATCATTGATATATTCAACCGCTGTAAGGTATAGATAATCACTTGCTTTCAAAATCTTTGTCTAAACAGAATCCTTGCTAGCAAAGGCAACATAAGCAGATCTAAAAGGAGAATATAAGATTCAGTCAGCCAAAATCGAcgcagaatatatatataaacatggcAGAAACTTGATGCCTACCCTTTTCCCTGGCCAGTGGTTAATTTTGTCAGTCAAGATCAAAACGTTCTCAACCACTCCACACAGTGCGAAGTACAACGATAAAGCTTCTTTTGCTGCTGCAAAATGTACCTGATATATTTATAGTAGAGCCATGGCGTGATTATGAGACACCCTGGAGTCTATGGGGAGACTTTTAGCAAACAATATTCAGAGATAAGGCCAGAGTATCAATTTATGGTTCAGATGGGtaacatttctaaatttattttgcaGCAAATGCTCTGGCCAGTGGTTTTTTCAGTCAAGAAAAACTCATTCTATCAGGTAATAAGGCTTTGTGAAACTACCGTCTTCTTCCATAATCTATAGCTGAgaattgcttcttcttttccaGATCTTATACATATCAGAAAAGCAGCTGTCAAGCCGAAATCACTGACTCTGACTCCCAAAATTCTGACCAAAAATATGTATAGGAAATGAAGAAAGGTTTGAAACTTCCTGCAGATTCAGCAACTAAAAGTAATATACGAGCCAAAAAACAACATTCTGAAGATGAGACCCTGCTACCATCTAAAATACTCATGCCTCGTCAGTAAACAATTCAACACAGAAGATAAAAAGCAAATGAAACATTTGAATTGACTTTGAATTTGTCACTAACACAGGTCTTGATTCAGTGTCTTCCTCTGCATGAATTTCTCCATCTGCAAATGCCAAaggttataaaatttaatgaatgaAGATATCCACTGAGAGCAATAGAAAATTCAACCGTTGTTGTCAACTTATTAAGCAAGATAAAAAAGGAGGAAGATATTATGGAAGGGAAATCTCGGAGATCCATATAACTTGTCAAAACAACAAGTTGTAATCCTAAACCATTTGAAGCATCGAAACCGCAAAAACTACACTTAACATTATTATGCAACTCTTTATTTAAGCTGATTCTATTCAATTAATATCAGACCGCATCATTCAAGAAGATACAAGTTGCATCACCAACATCGAATTAATTTGAATGGCAATCATATATGATGTATTTATTTCCAATCTGTGAAATgtgtttcttcattttttactcAAATTAGATCCCAGATTGCTACTTAGGAACAGTGCATCAAACAAAAATGTTCAGATACTCCGAGATTGTGGAATAATCTATGTATACATCTCGTTCAGTTGTGGAATAATCTACCAGAAAGAGACAGCAAATTGGACTTCCCATCTCAACCTGCTTTGACAATTCCATTACGTTTTTATGTAATTTCTGTTTCACTTCCTGCAACACCAAAGGCCTTATGCTAGTGAttgcataataataaaatatcagcTAGTGATTGCATTAGAATTGGCTGCATTTATAGAGGGCTGTCGATTTCTAAAAGCTGGTTCTATTCGCAGATCAGATAGCATGGTGCAACTGCCATGGACAGGATCTACTGGCAATGCTCAAGTTAAACTGCTGGGAAGAAGCTAGAATAGGCAGATAAAAACTCGTGGCTCTGCCTGCCAACCTTCTATCCATACACACACTGATAGTTTTGCTTTGCATCGGAGGAGAATTCTTTCTGATGTCAATTGGAGGTAGTGGTGGTGAGATGGTGGGATCAGAAGGGGACCAAATAGAAAACAAGAGCAGACACCACACCCACCAATCACATCCATCCATCCAACGGGatgtatataattataatatgatcTTCTTTTCTGTTCGGGTCATTCAGTCCTTTTTATCTAACTAACGgctcctttttctttcattcacAGACAGATCTGCCCGCTTCGCTTCTCCCTCAAAAATTTGAaatgcttctctctctctctctctctctctctgcctctctgttattaattactattataataaaatcCCAAAAGCATGTGATTTTGAAAATGTTGATGTTTCTTTCTCGGACAACGTCACTCTCTCTTTTCTATCTATCTACTTCAAGTTTCTTACGGtacaagagagagagacacacacacacaaaaccaTTCACTTCCAATCCTTTTAGACCTTGTTTTCCTAAAATAGATTGAATCTAGTTTTACACTACTCTCTGTTTTCTAATAAACTCCCCTTAATTTCCTAGTACCCTAACCCCCTCTAGTTAGGCTCCTCCTCCTCTTGTTTTTAACCTAACCCCCCTCCTCTCTCTCACTTCATCAAATCGTTCTCTGTTCTGTTCTATTGATTCACCAATCACCATCATGGGCTGTTGTTTTAgcaagaaaaatgaagtttcttcttctttgaatgCCTCCCAACCAATTATAAACACTCTCAAGGTTGACAAGAATGAGATCCAAAACAACAACATGATGATAGTTGAGGATAAGGAGGTCAAAAAACAGGTTGTAGAAGAAGGGAGCTTTgtcaagaaagaaatttttgTCATCAAACACAGGAAAAGCCAAGATAGAGACAAACGCATCCCTCCCCCCAACCTCAATATTGCACCACTAGAAGAAGATGGCCCTGCGCCCACTGCTACTGCATCTGCTACTGAAATATTATCGGGCAACAGCAACACCAATGTTGGTGCTCATAATATGGTTCTGAGAACATCAAGCTGCACAAAAGAAGAGGTAGATGCCATTCTCATTCAGTGTGGAAGGCTTAGCCGCAACAACTCTTCTGGAGCTGGAAAGCCCCCTTCTTCTGGCGTAAAGTACTCCGGTTCCAAGAGGAGCTACgactttgataataataataataatgaccaGGACCAAGATGTTGAGTCTTCCACTTCTGCTGATCATTATGATTTTCTAAAGAAAGGCAATGATGAAGACGATGGCGAGGTTACAGCCGAGAGAAGGCAGCATCGCAACCGCCGCCGCCAATCCAGCAGGcattctccttctccttcttctcaaGGGAGGAGGAGGACACCCAGCAGGGAAAGGGACCAGAACCAGCGCCCCAGCAGCAAAGAGAGGGGCAGTGGTAGCAGTGGGAGAAGGGTGAGTCGATCACCGGGTAGAAGGTCAGAAACAACCCAAAACACAGGCGTTACTGCTGGAAATGCTAATGCTACTGTTAATGCTAACAATACTGGTGGTCCTAGTAATAGGCCTGGAAAAATGGTATCAGTCCCTGCCACTGTTTCTTCTTTAGTGGTGGATAAGAGCAACAATGGGGTTGAACCGCAAGCAACGGCTGGAATTAGGCGGATCTCAATCAAGAGAAATGTTGGTGAGGCAGCGTTGACCTGCTCAAGGACGGTCGCATCGCCACGTTCCAAATCTCCTGCCAGAACCAATGCTAAGACCTCTAATGAGAATAATCAGCAGCCATCTCTTAGCCGCAGCAATTCAAGAAAAGCAGACCAATCTCCTTACAGAAGAAATCCATTGAGTGAAATTGATCTCAATTCACTTCAATATTCGCAACCACCTGACAACAAGGTTACCTGCACCAGCAACAACAGAGCACAAATCAGAAACAAAGATATCGAAGGACAAGTGTTAGTGAAGGAATCTTTCAATCTTCTAAATCAGGTATTGCTTACCTTTCAATGCATAATTTGTGGCTAAAGGAGGAATGCGCGATTTTCACCTTTACAAATGTCTTTTTTTAGGCACCTGTTAGCTAAAGAGAGTAAAAATACTGTTTCTGGGACATAAATTTTCCCTTTATGCATGCTTTTCAGACTCCAATGAAGAAGCACAATTCTGAGAAAAACAACAGAGTCAATGCTCAAGTGACTAATTGCAGAGGCAGCAGCATAGTTTCACTGGAAAACAAGATCTCAAAGGGACAACAGATGGAAGAGGCTAAAGGACAGCCAACAGACATGACCACTGTAGTAGACTTGGGAGTTGAAAGCTTGAAGCCCCAGACATTAACAAGAAGCAGGTCAGCTAGGCGGTCGCGAGACCTAGACCTCAATCCTGAAACTTTGTTGAATCCAACGCCTTCATATACCGCACTACTGCTGGAAGACATTCAAAATTTTCACCTGAAGAACACTCCTTCCTTTTCTCTCCCAGCTTGTGTCTCGAAGGCCTGCTCTATTCTTGAAGCAGTCGCTGACCTCAATTCCACTACAAGTTCCAACCTGTCATGTGCCTTCTCTTATGATAGAAGAAGGCCCCCTACAGTGGCTGCTGCTAATCTTGTTGGGAAGAAACCACCTGAGGCAAAAGACCCATTTGTAGAATCTGAGGTACTTGCAAGCGATGACCTTATGGAGCCAAGCTTTCACAAGTATGTAACAGTGAGAAGAGGAGGTACATTATGCGGGGAAGACATGGATGGTCAAGAATCGTCGGGCAGTGACAGCGTTGTTGGTGGCAGCCAACAGCATTTAGGATTTTCAACCTCTTCCTGGGAACCCAATTCAGCGGACTCAACTGATCACTGGACTTCAAGATCCAACTGGAGAGATGGGGACGAGAAGAGCCCACTGAGATTTCAAAAGCATGGATTGTTTGAAACAGGGCGTGATGTGGAACAGGCCAGAAGGGCATTCAGTGGACAAAGGAGTGGAATTGGACGAGGGAGACTTGGTACAAGTAAAAATCTCCACTCAACTGCTATCCTTGCAAGTGCTGCTTCAACATAATCCACTCAGTTGTGTCGTTTTCATTTTCCACGCAGTTGTGGCTTTTTTCAACTTCTAGTTGCAAAGATTACTTTGTATGGTTGCAAACTTGCAACCTGTTATTCTTGTTCATTCAAAGAGGTTTATTCTTCCCGTGTTCACTATATGTTCTTTCCATTGTGGTTGGATGCCAATGAGGGATAATTAGCGATACCATTTCAAGCAAGTAAACTCAATCCTTATTCATATGTAGAGATCACAAGTAAGCAGGAGTGTTATCCTAATAAACTCAAACGTAAGTAGATACTGTTggaaaaactaatatataaagaacagattattgttgatgaactaagaaaaagaacaaagaacaaagTCTAAAGTCTTTACAGTTGAAAGAACAAGGAGCAGAAAATATCTCAGTTGGTTACTGCCATCCccaatgttttatttatagaaggaaacaaacattatagaaaaataaaatactaaagaaACGTACTAGCTATGTTCTTCTTTATCAAAGAAGTTGTATAACAAGCTAGTCTAATCCTAGATAAGCTTAAACAaatgaattgaaagaaacatCCTAATCTAGATAATGCTATCAGCTAACAGATAAATAACAATGTAGTAGATTACTACTAAGTAATCCTATTCCAGCTTTGATACCAAacttcaacactcctccttggTTCCAAAGCTACACATTCCAATTCTTCCTTTCAGATCTTCAAACTTCTTTCCTGTTTCTAGTTCAACTGATAAAGTTTCTACTTCAATTGCTCCTTTTCCTTCAACCTTCACATAGTCTCCATTCCCAATTCTAACTCTAGATAGATAGCTTTTATCCAAATCTTTGAATAAGCTCAGATCTGTAGTCATGTGATTAGTGCAGCCACTATCAATAAGCCATGATGAGTCATTTGCCTTGGCTGTGTTACACATCTCCTGTATTGTAgccatgaataaaaaatcttccTCCACTTTTGAACTCTCGGCTACTTGAGCTTGTTTTTCTGGTTCTGCTTTATTTTTGCAAAATCTTTGAATGTGACCAAATTGCTTGCAGTTTCGGCATTGTGCATTCTTGAGCCAACACCAGGCTTCAAGATGATTTGTTTTCTGACAAAATTTGCAAGCAGGAAAatgttctttcttctctttcccttcAGTGAAGATGTTGTTGTTCTGTTGCCAGTTATTGGATTGCCAGCCtctccctttttctcttttttcttcttgattgttTCTGTAAAAATTCTTAGCCCGACTCTTCTCCTTGTAAACTACAACAAGAGCTCCTTCACTTGATCCTTCTTGTCTATATGCTTGCCTTTGCTCCACAGCTTGCAATGCATTTACCAGTTCTTGCAAGCTTATTTCAGAAAAATCTTTAGAATCTTCTAAAGAACAGATTTTATGTTCAAACTTTTCTGGCAGACTCACCAGGACTTTCTCTACAATTCTAGAATTTGGAAAATCTTCTCCCAAAAGTCTTACTTGATTAACAAGTTTCGAAATTTGAGAAGAGAAATCTTTGAtgctctcattttctttcatcttcagACCTTCGAATTGTCTTCTCAGATTCAGAATCTGCATCCTTCTTGACTTCTCATCACCATGGAACTCTGCTTTTAATTTATCCCATGTTTCTTTGGCAGATTTACAAGCCATAATCCTTGTGAAGATTTCTTCGTTCATAGCATTATGAAGACAAGTAAGAGCTTTGAATCGCTTTGCCTTTTCTTCATTGAAAAATTTCATCTGTGCAATCGTAGGATTGTTTCCTAGTGGAGTGGGTTGCCTATCACTCTCCACTATCTCCCACAAGTCAAAAGCTTTGAGATATGTTTCCATTTTTACAGCCCACACACCATAATTCTGCCCTGTGAACACTGGTGTTTTTGCTGGAAAATTTGCAGAATccattgcttaaaaaaaaaactcacttaatctctcgtgtttcactcacaAACCCTTCAAAGCAGAAAGCTTTGATTTAACCTTCTATTCTCTCGTGTTTTCACTCACAAACCCTTCAAAGATCCTAaggatgctctgataccaattgttggaaaaactaatatataaagaacagattattgttgatgaactaagaaaaagaacaaagaacaaagaacaaagTCTAAAGTCTTTACAGTTGAAAGAACAAGGAGCATAAAATATCTCAGTTGGTTACTGCCATCCCCagtgttttatttatagaagGAAACAAACATTACAGAAAAATGAAACACTAAAGAAACGTACTAGCTATGTTCTTCTTTCTCAAAGAAGTTGTATAACAAGCTAGTCTAATCCTAGATAAGCTTAAACAaatgaattgaaagaaacatCCTAATCTAGATAATGCTATCAACTAACAAATAGATAGCTATCAGCTAACAGATAAATAACAATGTAGTAGATTACTACTAAGTAATCCTATTCCAGCTTTGG
The sequence above is drawn from the Populus alba chromosome 15, ASM523922v2, whole genome shotgun sequence genome and encodes:
- the LOC118056294 gene encoding uncharacterized protein, yielding MGCCFSKKNEVSSSLNASQPIINTLKVDKNEIQNNNMMIVEDKEVKKQVVEEGSFVKKEIFVIKHRKSQDRDKRIPPPNLNIAPLEEDGPAPTATASATEILSGNSNTNVGAHNMVLRTSSCTKEEVDAILIQCGRLSRNNSSGAGKPPSSGVKYSGSKRSYDFDNNNNNDQDQDVESSTSADHYDFLKKGNDEDDGEVTAERRQHRNRRRQSSRHSPSPSSQGRRRTPSRERDQNQRPSSKERGSGSSGRRVSRSPGRRSETTQNTGVTAGNANATVNANNTGGPSNRPGKMVSVPATVSSLVVDKSNNGVEPQATAGIRRISIKRNVGEAALTCSRTVASPRSKSPARTNAKTSNENNQQPSLSRSNSRKADQSPYRRNPLSEIDLNSLQYSQPPDNKVTCTSNNRAQIRNKDIEGQVLVKESFNLLNQTPMKKHNSEKNNRVNAQVTNCRGSSIVSLENKISKGQQMEEAKGQPTDMTTVVDLGVESLKPQTLTRSRSARRSRDLDLNPETLLNPTPSYTALLLEDIQNFHLKNTPSFSLPACVSKACSILEAVADLNSTTSSNLSCAFSYDRRRPPTVAAANLVGKKPPEAKDPFVESEVLASDDLMEPSFHKYVTVRRGGTLCGEDMDGQESSGSDSVVGGSQQHLGFSTSSWEPNSADSTDHWTSRSNWRDGDEKSPLRFQKHGLFETGRDVEQARRAFSGQRSGIGRGRLGTSKNLHSTAILASAAST
- the LOC140954650 gene encoding uncharacterized protein, producing MDSANFPAKTPVFTGQNYGVWAVKMETYLKAFDLWEIVESDRQPTPLGNNPTIAQMKFFNEEKAKRFKALTCLHNAMNEEIFTRIMACKSAKETWDKLKAEFHGDEKSRRMQILNLRRQFEGLKMKENESIKDFSSQISKLVNQVRLLGEDFPNSRIVEKVLVSLPEKFEHKICSLEDSKDFSEISLQELVNALQAVEQRQAYRQEGSSEGALVVVYKEKSRAKNFYRNNQEEKREKGRGWQSNNWQQNNNIFTEGKEKKEHFPACKFCQKTNHLEAWCWLKNAQCRNCKQFGHIQRFCKNKAEPEKQAQVAESSKVEEDFLFMATIQEMCNTAKANDSSWLIDSGCTNHMTTDLSLFKDLDKSYLSRVRIGNGDYVKVEGKGAIEVETLSVELETGKKFEDLKGRIGMCSFGTKEEC